In the Xiamenia xianingshaonis genome, one interval contains:
- a CDS encoding ribbon-helix-helix protein, CopG family, whose translation MTAIKAANGQLVTDEMINSWCESLDHDEWPSDWVNVGDVIHGKPPVESDGSVVLSVKVPAGMKRAIEARAKSKGVSTSAAARELLENGLLAI comes from the coding sequence ATGACGGCGATAAAAGCAGCAAACGGACAACTGGTCACTGACGAGATGATCAATTCGTGGTGCGAGTCGCTGGACCACGACGAGTGGCCGAGCGATTGGGTGAACGTCGGCGACGTGATCCACGGCAAGCCGCCGGTCGAATCAGACGGCAGCGTGGTTCTTTCCGTGAAGGTGCCGGCCGGAATGAAAAGAGCCATCGAAGCTCGCGCCAAAAGCAAAGGGGTGTCAACAAGCGCAGCAGCTCGCGAGCTGCTGGAAAACGGACTCCTGGCAATCTAA
- a CDS encoding DUF6591 domain-containing protein: protein MTLKTLRTTKKFLAIAIVVGFCLAGGLSGCKSTTDQAPDQGASKSAAIEKADESKPAELDEPVAEAESAKKDDTVAENQKATVEATEPEGAETDANSKADASTETVEALEAAETAASVVSGGVTPEFKETMDGYEAFFDEYCEFMQAYNDGSPTAEMIAEYASMMTRYAETTAKVEAIDEGSLSTADYAYYVEVMARVDQKLLTVADSA from the coding sequence ATGACTCTCAAAACGCTTAGGACTACGAAGAAGTTTCTTGCCATAGCGATTGTTGTCGGCTTTTGCTTGGCTGGCGGTCTTTCGGGTTGCAAGTCAACGACCGATCAAGCTCCGGATCAGGGTGCAAGCAAGTCGGCGGCAATTGAGAAGGCCGACGAATCCAAGCCTGCCGAGCTGGACGAGCCAGTTGCTGAAGCCGAGTCGGCAAAGAAAGATGACACTGTTGCCGAGAATCAAAAGGCAACTGTCGAGGCCACTGAACCGGAGGGAGCTGAAACCGACGCCAACTCCAAGGCGGATGCGAGTACTGAAACCGTTGAGGCACTGGAGGCCGCCGAAACAGCTGCCAGTGTCGTTTCCGGGGGCGTGACGCCGGAATTCAAGGAAACCATGGACGGTTACGAAGCGTTCTTTGACGAATACTGCGAATTTATGCAGGCATATAACGATGGCAGCCCAACTGCGGAAATGATTGCAGAGTACGCCAGCATGATGACGCGTTATGCCGAGACGACAGCCAAGGTGGAGGCGATCGATGAAGGCAGTCTTTCGACTGCTGACTACGCCTACTATGTTGAAGTGATGGCTCGTGTTGATCAGAAACTGTTGACAGTGGCGGATTCTGCGTAG
- a CDS encoding SPFH domain-containing protein yields the protein MALMSVVKYNGSPDVFAWKWPDGELPLCSRLIVSESQKAILFQGGEVAEVYEAGSYTIVTPNIPVVETLVNAPFGGFSPFSAEVWFVSKLFNFDVKWGTPSPIQLQDPKYGIFVSVRANGQFGIQISDPVRFLLQLVGTLSSFSKRDISQYFRGVYVTRVKDAISSFILQERISLLEINQHLDELSGFLHDRIAPVMDEYGIDLVSFNVNDISIPEDDISVVKLKETLAKRAEMDIIGFDYVQERSFNTLEGAATNPNSGASAVMGAGVGMGMGLGMGEAFAGIARNLYEAAGVSTGGTSQGVQIAQRAAETAVSSGARVCSHCGAEVAEGHRFCGVCGRDQSLSEPEACSTCKKPVPQGFHFCPYCGTDMNLAIGKGSDCNEAGGNVDGFGPLEGSR from the coding sequence ATGGCTTTGATGTCGGTCGTCAAATACAACGGCAGCCCTGACGTTTTCGCATGGAAGTGGCCTGACGGTGAATTGCCTCTATGCTCGCGGCTCATCGTGAGCGAATCGCAGAAAGCCATCCTCTTCCAAGGCGGCGAGGTCGCCGAAGTGTATGAGGCGGGAAGTTATACGATTGTCACGCCGAATATTCCTGTCGTAGAAACGCTGGTCAATGCCCCGTTCGGCGGTTTTTCGCCGTTCAGCGCAGAGGTATGGTTTGTTAGCAAGCTTTTCAACTTTGACGTTAAGTGGGGCACTCCTAGTCCTATTCAGCTGCAAGATCCCAAGTACGGCATATTCGTTTCCGTGAGGGCAAACGGGCAGTTTGGCATCCAGATAAGCGATCCTGTGCGTTTTTTGCTCCAGCTGGTGGGAACATTGTCGTCTTTCTCGAAGCGAGACATCTCGCAGTACTTTCGCGGCGTGTACGTCACGCGTGTGAAAGACGCGATATCGTCATTCATTCTGCAAGAGCGCATCAGTCTTCTTGAGATCAATCAGCACCTTGATGAGTTGTCTGGCTTTCTGCATGATCGCATTGCGCCTGTCATGGACGAATATGGCATTGACCTCGTCAGTTTCAACGTCAACGATATCAGCATCCCTGAAGATGACATATCGGTTGTCAAGTTGAAAGAAACGCTTGCGAAGCGTGCCGAAATGGACATTATAGGCTTTGATTACGTGCAGGAGCGCTCGTTTAACACGCTGGAAGGAGCGGCGACGAATCCTAACTCGGGGGCGTCGGCGGTTATGGGTGCCGGCGTGGGAATGGGCATGGGGCTCGGCATGGGTGAGGCGTTTGCGGGTATCGCTCGGAATTTGTATGAGGCTGCGGGTGTGTCGACGGGTGGTACGTCGCAAGGGGTGCAAATTGCCCAAAGAGCGGCAGAGACTGCGGTTTCTTCGGGTGCACGGGTTTGCTCGCATTGCGGGGCAGAGGTTGCCGAAGGGCATCGGTTTTGTGGCGTATGCGGCCGCGATCAATCGCTATCGGAGCCTGAAGCATGCTCGACCTGCAAAAAACCTGTTCCGCAAGGTTTTCATTTCTGTCCCTATTGTGGGACTGATATGAATTTGGCCATAGGCAAAGGGTCTGATTGCAACGAAGCTGGCGGCAACGTCGACGGTTTTGGACCTCTAGAAGGTTCGAGGTGA
- a CDS encoding helix-turn-helix domain-containing protein codes for MAIRSRRESQGLSQSRLALMVGSSKAHIWRIESGKVGVGIDDLGRIADALDVEVRELILF; via the coding sequence ATGGCGATACGATCACGACGCGAGAGCCAGGGTCTTTCGCAGAGTCGCCTTGCTCTCATGGTTGGCAGCAGCAAGGCCCACATCTGGCGAATTGAATCGGGAAAGGTCGGCGTAGGGATCGATGACCTGGGGCGAATCGCCGATGCGCTGGACGTTGAAGTTCGAGAGCTGATCTTGTTCTAA
- a CDS encoding ribbon-helix-helix domain-containing protein yields MKDSQLIAEFGLTEEEVERIVSKVESGDLSDFDPSKTMKGRPMEQDPMETISFKIPRSRVKAVNRMAKEAGISRSEFVRRAIDNELIALA; encoded by the coding sequence ATGAAAGACAGCCAGCTCATAGCAGAGTTCGGACTTACCGAAGAAGAGGTCGAGCGGATCGTCTCGAAGGTGGAATCTGGCGACTTGTCGGACTTCGACCCCTCCAAAACAATGAAAGGGCGGCCGATGGAGCAAGATCCGATGGAGACAATATCGTTCAAGATTCCCCGCTCCCGTGTCAAGGCAGTCAACCGCATGGCAAAAGAGGCCGGCATATCACGCTCGGAATTCGTTCGCCGCGCAATCGACAACGAGCTTATCGCCCTGGCGTAA
- the arsS gene encoding arsenosugar biosynthesis radical SAM (seleno)protein ArsS (Some members of this family are selenoproteins.), with amino-acid sequence MPRLSEEALGVMNSFPPFSERTGEWRYTEVDMGTLQMNIGLKCNLACKHCHVESSPARTEEMSRKTMEECLKVVRDRRIGTIDITGGAPELNPNYEWLIREAAATGAKVMTRSNLVVLEEAKYAHLPQLWADLGVVVIASLPHYVKKNTDKQRGEGAYDGVIEGLKKLNALGYGMGEGAGPDGRTLELDLVYNPGGAILPGDQAGLERDYKERLAADHGIRFDNLFAIANNPNGRFGNRLAETGRLEGYMGKLVGAFNEATLPTMMCRTQLSVGWDGRLYDCDFNQAAELTCVDGGTIAELAADPSAPLKREIAFGNHCYGCTAGAGSSCGGATA; translated from the coding sequence ATGCCGCGTTTGAGCGAAGAGGCGTTGGGGGTCATGAACTCCTTCCCGCCGTTTAGCGAACGCACGGGGGAATGGAGATACACCGAGGTCGACATGGGCACGTTGCAGATGAACATCGGCCTCAAATGCAATTTGGCTTGCAAGCATTGCCATGTGGAGTCGAGTCCTGCGCGCACGGAAGAGATGTCGAGAAAGACGATGGAGGAATGCCTGAAGGTCGTGCGCGATCGGAGGATAGGCACGATCGACATTACCGGCGGCGCGCCTGAGTTGAACCCCAACTACGAATGGCTCATCCGCGAGGCGGCAGCGACCGGCGCCAAGGTGATGACGCGGTCGAACCTCGTTGTTCTCGAAGAAGCGAAATACGCCCATTTGCCTCAGCTTTGGGCGGATTTGGGAGTTGTTGTCATTGCCTCGCTTCCGCATTACGTGAAGAAGAACACCGACAAGCAGCGTGGCGAAGGCGCCTACGACGGCGTCATCGAGGGTCTGAAGAAGCTGAACGCTCTCGGATACGGCATGGGCGAGGGTGCGGGCCCTGACGGCAGGACGCTTGAGCTCGACCTTGTGTACAATCCCGGCGGCGCGATACTCCCAGGCGACCAGGCTGGTCTCGAGCGCGACTACAAAGAGCGCCTTGCTGCCGATCATGGCATTCGGTTCGACAATCTGTTTGCCATAGCTAACAATCCTAATGGACGCTTCGGCAACCGCCTTGCCGAGACGGGGCGTCTCGAAGGCTACATGGGCAAGCTCGTCGGCGCCTTCAACGAGGCTACGCTGCCCACGATGATGTGCCGCACGCAGTTATCGGTCGGCTGGGACGGTCGTCTGTACGATTGCGACTTTAACCAGGCCGCAGAGCTGACATGCGTTGACGGAGGAACCATTGCCGAGCTTGCAGCGGATCCAAGTGCGCCCCTTAAGCGCGAGATTGCGTTTGGCAACCATTGCTACGGCTGCACTGCTGGCGCAGGCTCCAGCTGCGGCGGAGCCACGGCGTAA
- a CDS encoding arsenosugar biosynthesis-associated peroxidase-like protein: METYYNPADLAKFPTMGEEAPELWDAFMNYYGRVFADGALTAREKALIALAVASAVQCPYCIDSYTNSCLEKGCTEEQMTEAIHVANAIRGGATLVHGVQMKNIVKEAEL; the protein is encoded by the coding sequence ATGGAGACGTACTACAACCCGGCAGATCTCGCAAAGTTTCCGACGATGGGTGAAGAGGCGCCTGAACTTTGGGATGCCTTCATGAACTACTACGGCCGCGTTTTCGCAGACGGCGCACTCACTGCGCGCGAGAAGGCGCTGATTGCGCTCGCCGTCGCGTCTGCCGTTCAATGTCCCTATTGCATCGACTCGTACACCAACTCGTGCCTCGAGAAGGGCTGCACCGAAGAGCAGATGACCGAGGCGATTCATGTCGCCAATGCCATCCGCGGCGGCGCGACTCTCGTCCACGGCGTTCAGATGAAGAATATCGTCAAGGAGGCTGAGCTCTAA
- a CDS encoding IS1249 family transposase: MATRKCGVCGAGMKKNGFTKAGKQRWRCKGCGSSKVVRNDTASRRLRTFVSWLLGKPSQAELSVNARTFRGRTHEFWKIWPIIPICDEVHHVVYMDGIWLSRKCVVLIACTDEHVVGCHLARTENSRDWGCLMRRIAPPDVLVCDGGGGIEKARRGMWPGTRVQRCTFHAFCQVKRCTTTRPKTQAGVDLYAIAKDLMRIRSQREAAEWLARFHRWCADYEDFLKERSDDGRHYRHERLRKARKALVALCNAGTLFTYLDEGLAKDGPVPSMSNKIENLNGRIRRMLVSHRGMGIDHRIKAIFWFCYMNSECPKSFAQMLETFPDDDKVREWRMRAAEANGDETGAPARWGEGLVWSEFRHSTSYPYAVD, encoded by the coding sequence GTGGCAACAAGGAAATGCGGCGTATGCGGCGCGGGAATGAAGAAGAACGGATTCACCAAGGCGGGCAAGCAACGCTGGCGGTGCAAAGGGTGCGGGAGCTCGAAGGTCGTCAGGAACGACACGGCGTCCAGACGGCTCAGGACCTTCGTCTCGTGGCTTTTGGGCAAGCCCTCCCAAGCGGAGCTGAGCGTGAACGCGAGGACGTTCCGGGGCCGCACGCACGAATTCTGGAAGATCTGGCCGATCATCCCGATCTGCGACGAGGTCCACCACGTCGTCTACATGGACGGCATCTGGCTCTCGAGGAAGTGCGTCGTCCTCATCGCCTGCACCGACGAGCACGTCGTCGGGTGCCACCTGGCGAGGACGGAGAACTCCAGGGACTGGGGATGCCTCATGCGAAGGATCGCGCCTCCAGACGTCCTCGTCTGCGACGGCGGGGGCGGCATCGAGAAGGCGAGGCGCGGAATGTGGCCCGGGACACGCGTCCAGAGATGCACGTTCCATGCGTTCTGCCAGGTCAAGAGATGCACAACAACGAGGCCGAAGACGCAGGCGGGCGTCGACCTCTACGCCATCGCCAAGGACCTCATGCGCATACGTTCCCAGCGCGAGGCGGCTGAATGGCTGGCTCGCTTCCACCGCTGGTGCGCGGACTACGAGGATTTCCTGAAGGAGCGAAGCGACGACGGCAGGCATTACAGGCACGAGAGGCTCCGAAAGGCCAGGAAGGCGCTCGTTGCGCTCTGCAATGCGGGGACCCTCTTCACGTACCTCGACGAAGGGCTCGCCAAAGACGGCCCCGTTCCCTCCATGTCCAACAAGATAGAGAACCTCAACGGCCGAATAAGGCGGATGCTCGTTAGCCACCGCGGCATGGGCATCGACCACAGGATCAAGGCGATCTTCTGGTTTTGCTACATGAACTCCGAATGCCCCAAGAGCTTCGCGCAGATGCTGGAGACGTTCCCCGACGACGACAAGGTTCGGGAATGGAGGATGCGGGCCGCCGAGGCCAACGGCGATGAAACCGGTGCTCCTGCAAGATGGGGCGAGGGGTTGGTGTGGTCCGAGTTCCGCCACAGCACCTCGTACCCCTATGCGGTTGACTAA
- a CDS encoding glycoside hydrolase family 25 protein, which yields MPLKIESSHEALGGYMKASRGTVARRPVAVALVVVVALVAVALLASMCQSISAQQSGASQEAGQGETADRWAGLTWENGFAFYEEDGKPCSQTGVDVSDHQGQIDWQAVAAEGIEFAYVRAGSRGYTEGSLIPDEYCATNLDGAKAAGLETGVYFFSQAITVEEAREEAQMTLERIGGRQLDLPVAFDHETVESPDGRANKVSRSDLTACAKAFCEVIEAAGYSTIIYGNAHDLVRLDLSELGDRPVWLAEYGVPQPTLAAPIALWQYTNEAYLSGISTSVDLDIRFTNVL from the coding sequence ATGCCGCTCAAGATCGAGTCGTCGCACGAGGCGCTGGGCGGATACATGAAGGCGTCGAGGGGAACTGTCGCGCGTCGGCCGGTCGCGGTGGCGCTCGTTGTGGTCGTGGCGCTTGTTGCAGTGGCGTTGTTGGCGTCGATGTGCCAAAGCATCTCGGCGCAGCAGTCTGGTGCGTCGCAAGAGGCCGGACAAGGCGAAACCGCAGATAGATGGGCAGGTTTGACCTGGGAAAACGGGTTTGCCTTCTACGAGGAGGACGGCAAGCCGTGTTCGCAGACGGGCGTGGACGTGTCCGACCATCAAGGGCAGATCGACTGGCAGGCGGTGGCTGCGGAGGGCATCGAGTTCGCCTATGTGCGGGCGGGCAGCCGCGGCTACACGGAAGGATCCTTGATCCCCGACGAGTATTGCGCGACGAACCTCGACGGCGCGAAAGCGGCCGGCCTGGAAACGGGCGTGTACTTCTTTTCCCAGGCCATAACGGTGGAAGAGGCTCGCGAAGAAGCGCAGATGACGCTTGAGCGGATTGGCGGGCGGCAGCTTGATCTGCCGGTGGCGTTCGACCACGAGACGGTCGAGTCGCCCGACGGCCGAGCGAACAAGGTGAGCCGCAGCGACCTGACGGCGTGTGCGAAGGCGTTTTGCGAGGTCATCGAAGCGGCTGGCTACTCGACCATCATCTACGGCAACGCGCATGACCTGGTCCGCCTTGATTTGAGCGAGCTGGGGGATCGCCCGGTGTGGCTTGCGGAATACGGCGTGCCCCAGCCGACGCTGGCAGCTCCCATCGCTCTGTGGCAGTACACGAACGAGGCGTACCTTTCGGGCATCTCTACTTCGGTCGACCTGGACATCCGCTTCACGAACGTGCTGTAA
- a CDS encoding DUF368 domain-containing protein — MLVQFIRGFCMALADSVPGVSGGTIAFLLGFYDRFISSLDDVVHGGRDARKAAVLWLIKLGIGWVFGFVLAVLVLTSLFEEHIYEVSSLFMGFIICAIPIVAFQERAGLRQKWPFAFFVLAGAAIVVGVTLVNPLSGDGLGIDVAALTPLAAAYVFVAAMVAISAMVLPGISGSTLLLIFGLYLPILGAVRGLIGLDFTYLPVVLVFIAGVACGIALVVRLVRFCLEHFRGQTIYLIIGMMIGSLYAIAKGPLTLDVPQPPLAPETFSLLFFLLGAVIVAALQGLQWLLSRGKAAERQTSIPRAASKTGSMPRVQTGAAAADVQGTGRLQAVGPEAAERPSQSVKPVVSPDHTRSSASGGRSKAERGAHARK, encoded by the coding sequence ATGCTGGTACAATTCATTCGTGGCTTTTGCATGGCCCTTGCCGACAGCGTTCCCGGCGTGTCGGGCGGTACCATCGCGTTTCTGCTCGGTTTCTATGACCGGTTCATTTCGTCGCTCGACGACGTCGTCCACGGCGGCCGCGACGCGCGCAAGGCCGCCGTTTTGTGGCTGATCAAGCTGGGAATCGGCTGGGTGTTCGGCTTCGTGCTGGCGGTGCTGGTGCTCACCAGCCTGTTCGAGGAGCACATCTACGAGGTCAGCTCGCTGTTCATGGGCTTCATTATCTGCGCGATTCCTATTGTCGCCTTCCAAGAGCGCGCGGGGCTGCGGCAAAAGTGGCCGTTCGCGTTTTTCGTGCTTGCGGGCGCGGCCATCGTCGTCGGCGTGACGCTGGTCAATCCGCTGTCGGGCGACGGCTTGGGCATCGACGTCGCCGCGCTGACGCCGTTGGCTGCCGCATACGTGTTCGTTGCGGCCATGGTGGCCATCTCGGCGATGGTGCTGCCGGGTATCTCCGGTTCCACGCTGCTGCTCATTTTTGGGCTTTACCTGCCCATACTGGGGGCGGTTCGCGGGCTGATAGGCCTCGATTTCACGTATCTTCCCGTCGTGCTCGTGTTCATTGCGGGCGTGGCGTGCGGCATTGCGCTGGTCGTTCGGCTTGTGCGGTTTTGCCTTGAGCATTTCCGCGGGCAGACCATCTACCTCATCATCGGCATGATGATCGGGTCGCTGTACGCTATTGCGAAAGGGCCGCTGACGCTCGACGTGCCGCAGCCGCCGTTGGCGCCAGAAACGTTTTCGCTGCTGTTTTTCCTGCTGGGAGCCGTGATCGTGGCAGCGTTGCAGGGGTTGCAGTGGCTGTTGTCGCGCGGGAAGGCGGCCGAGCGGCAGACGTCCATCCCCCGAGCCGCGTCGAAGACGGGCTCGATGCCGCGCGTGCAGACCGGCGCCGCTGCGGCAGACGTGCAGGGGACGGGCCGGCTTCAAGCGGTTGGGCCCGAGGCGGCCGAACGGCCGTCCCAGTCGGTGAAGCCTGTCGTTTCACCTGATCATACGCGTTCTTCGGCATCTGGCGGCCGCTCGAAGGCCGAGCGCGGCGCCCACGCGCGAAAGTAG
- the groEL gene encoding chaperonin GroEL: MAKEIAFENDARSQMAAGVHELAEAVRVTLGPKGRYVALQKKDQKRPNLSNDGAMVAANVDLENPVGNIGMKVVREAAMGTNIDAGDGTTTATILADAMIQEGMRLVLAGTDPLALRRGINKAVAAVVADVEAHATEVSTAEQMAEVATVSSGDPEIGAKIAEALAEIGKDGIISVEKSNTMGIEIDIQKGLMFEHGLMAPDMADDFGRMTAELHEPYILITDQRLADNFSDVIPMLEEVMKSGHPLLVLADDIRGESFKNLMLNRRKGTLKTVGVQAPGLMDGDRRKTETEDVAILTGGTYFTPDKGLSLKDARKDLLGRADTVMITKDRCVIIGGKGKPEAIEARCAQIRAQIDDKNSGYDQDVLRERLSKLTGGIAVMRVGAPTESEMEEMRIRIQDALLATRSAAKHGLVPGGGVAFLNSVPALDALVDLPEDEARGVDVVRQALEVPVRTLAENSGFEPSVVVEKTRELPYGEGLNCADGTYGPMIPRGISDPTFVTKTALEMAASVAGLVLITDAAVYDAPKKNSDAEED; encoded by the coding sequence ATGGCTAAAGAAATCGCCTTTGAAAATGACGCCCGCTCCCAGATGGCGGCCGGCGTCCACGAGCTTGCCGAGGCCGTTCGCGTCACGCTGGGGCCGAAGGGCCGCTACGTCGCGCTGCAGAAGAAGGACCAGAAGCGCCCGAACCTCTCCAACGACGGCGCCATGGTGGCGGCCAACGTCGACCTGGAGAATCCGGTGGGCAACATCGGCATGAAGGTCGTGCGCGAGGCGGCCATGGGAACGAACATCGACGCAGGTGACGGCACGACGACGGCCACCATCCTGGCCGACGCGATGATCCAGGAAGGCATGCGCCTTGTGCTGGCCGGCACCGATCCGCTGGCGCTGCGTCGCGGCATCAACAAGGCGGTCGCGGCGGTCGTGGCCGACGTGGAGGCGCACGCGACCGAGGTGTCGACGGCCGAGCAGATGGCGGAAGTGGCCACCGTCTCGTCCGGCGACCCCGAGATCGGCGCGAAGATCGCCGAGGCGCTGGCCGAAATCGGCAAGGACGGCATCATTTCGGTCGAGAAGTCCAACACGATGGGCATCGAGATCGACATCCAGAAGGGCCTCATGTTCGAACACGGCCTGATGGCACCGGACATGGCCGACGATTTCGGCCGCATGACCGCCGAGCTGCACGAACCCTACATTCTCATCACCGACCAGCGTTTGGCCGACAACTTCAGCGACGTGATTCCCATGCTGGAAGAGGTCATGAAGTCAGGGCATCCGCTGCTCGTTTTGGCCGACGACATTCGCGGCGAGTCGTTCAAGAACCTCATGCTGAACCGCCGCAAAGGCACGCTGAAGACCGTCGGCGTGCAGGCGCCGGGGTTGATGGACGGCGACCGCCGCAAGACCGAGACCGAAGACGTCGCCATCCTGACCGGCGGCACGTACTTCACGCCGGACAAAGGCCTGTCGCTGAAGGACGCGCGGAAGGATCTGCTCGGCCGCGCCGACACGGTCATGATCACGAAGGACCGCTGCGTCATCATCGGCGGCAAGGGCAAGCCCGAGGCGATCGAGGCCCGCTGCGCCCAGATCCGCGCCCAGATCGACGACAAGAACTCCGGCTATGACCAGGACGTTTTGCGCGAGCGCCTGTCGAAGCTGACCGGCGGCATCGCGGTTATGCGGGTGGGTGCTCCCACGGAGTCGGAGATGGAAGAGATGCGCATCCGCATCCAGGACGCGCTGCTGGCGACGCGCTCGGCCGCCAAGCACGGGCTGGTTCCCGGCGGCGGCGTGGCCTTCCTGAACTCCGTGCCGGCGCTCGATGCGCTGGTCGACCTGCCCGAAGACGAGGCGCGCGGCGTGGACGTGGTGCGCCAGGCGCTGGAAGTTCCGGTGCGCACGCTGGCCGAGAACTCCGGCTTCGAGCCGTCCGTGGTGGTGGAGAAAACCCGCGAACTGCCCTACGGCGAAGGCCTGAACTGCGCCGATGGCACGTACGGCCCGATGATTCCGCGCGGCATCTCCGACCCGACGTTCGTGACGAAGACGGCGCTGGAAATGGCTGCATCGGTCGCCGGGCTGGTGCTGATCACCGACGCCGCCGTCTACGACGCGCCGAAGAAGAACTCGGACGCCGAGGAAGACTAG
- a CDS encoding ATP-binding protein, translating to MNIQQAKEQIRRAMVAYFAKDEFGSYVLPTSRQRPVFLLGAPGIGKTAIMEQIAQELEVGFVSYSMTHHTRQSALGLPFITQKTYGGVEYDVSEYTMSEIIGAVYDAMEATGRREGILFLDEINCVSETLNPAMLQFLQFKTFGRHKVPDGWIVVTAGNPPEYNRTAHDFDIATWDRLKRIEVEPDFEAWRTYALAAGVHPAVLTYLDLERGHFYRVETTVDGTSFVTARGWDDLSAIIKLYEANELPVDELLISQYVQHEEIAKHFSVYFDLFTKYRGDYQIDRIVAGEISDEVVERAQEAGFDERVSLMGLVLDAVSGVVRDAVWEDRATARVYADLVELRDGQQAAEGSAAGAGLRTGEQAGAGVGAGANSELGSENGTNAAGSSVAAAALSLAVREKLAAAQRKLACERGAGLLSDEGVYVLERAIAFFDAAARLDEGTGIEYDQLKALFSDRLDELDRRVAAAGLALDSAFAFTERAFGDGQEMLLLVTDLSVNAYTMAFINDHGCDAYFAHNQALLFFERGTDLASRIGRLEEA from the coding sequence ATGAACATTCAGCAGGCAAAAGAGCAGATCAGGCGCGCGATGGTCGCCTATTTCGCGAAGGACGAATTCGGGTCGTACGTGCTGCCGACCTCGCGCCAACGCCCCGTCTTCTTGCTGGGAGCGCCCGGCATCGGCAAGACGGCCATTATGGAGCAGATCGCCCAAGAGCTGGAAGTGGGCTTCGTGTCGTATTCGATGACGCACCACACGCGGCAAAGCGCGCTCGGCCTGCCGTTCATCACGCAAAAGACGTACGGCGGCGTGGAATACGACGTGTCCGAATACACGATGAGCGAGATCATCGGGGCCGTGTACGACGCCATGGAGGCGACGGGGCGGCGCGAAGGCATCCTGTTTTTGGACGAGATCAACTGCGTGTCCGAGACGTTGAACCCGGCCATGCTGCAGTTTCTGCAGTTCAAGACGTTTGGGCGCCACAAGGTGCCTGACGGGTGGATCGTCGTGACGGCCGGCAACCCGCCCGAGTACAACCGCACGGCGCACGACTTCGACATCGCCACGTGGGACCGCCTGAAGCGCATCGAGGTGGAGCCGGACTTCGAGGCCTGGCGCACCTATGCGCTGGCGGCGGGCGTGCATCCGGCGGTGCTGACCTATCTTGACCTGGAACGCGGGCATTTCTACCGCGTGGAGACGACCGTGGACGGCACGTCGTTCGTGACGGCTCGCGGCTGGGACGACCTGTCGGCGATCATCAAGCTGTACGAGGCGAACGAGTTGCCGGTCGACGAGCTTCTGATCAGCCAATACGTGCAGCACGAGGAAATTGCGAAGCATTTTTCAGTGTACTTCGACCTGTTCACGAAGTATCGCGGCGACTATCAGATCGACCGGATCGTCGCAGGCGAGATTTCCGACGAGGTGGTAGAGCGGGCGCAGGAAGCCGGGTTTGACGAGCGCGTATCGCTCATGGGGCTGGTGCTCGACGCGGTGAGCGGCGTGGTGCGCGATGCCGTGTGGGAGGATCGGGCGACGGCTCGGGTCTATGCTGATCTGGTGGAACTGCGCGATGGGCAGCAGGCTGCGGAAGGGTCGGCGGCCGGGGCCGGGCTGCGGACCGGCGAGCAGGCTGGGGCGGGAGTTGGTGCGGGGGCTAATTCAGAACTAGGTTCTGAAAACGGAACAAACGCCGCCGGATCATCCGTCGCGGCAGCCGCGCTTTCGCTGGCCGTGCGTGAGAAGCTGGCAGCCGCCCAGCGCAAGCTGGCGTGCGAGCGCGGCGCGGGCCTGCTGTCCGACGAGGGCGTCTACGTGCTCGAGCGCGCCATCGCCTTCTTCGACGCCGCCGCTCGCCTGGATGAGGGAACCGGCATCGAATACGACCAGCTCAAAGCCCTCTTCTCGGACCGCTTGGACGAGCTCGACCGCCGCGTTGCCGCCGCCGGCCTTGCCCTGGACAGCGCCTTTGCCTTCACCGAGCGGGCGTTTGGCGACGGGCAGGAAATGCTGCTGCTGGTGACCGACCTGTCCGTGAACGCCTACACGATGGCTTTCATCAACGACCATGGCTGCGACGCCTACTTCGCGCACAACCAGGCGCTGCTGTTCTTCGAGCGCGGCACCGACCTGGCCAGCCGCATCGGCCGTCTTGAAGAGGCTTAA